CAGGGTTTGTGGACCAGCGGTAGTGCGTCCAGAGCTGCGCATCACTCAGCTCCGGCGTAATCGGATTGTGCTGGCTGAGCAATAGGGCGCGGCCACCCAGGATCGCCAGAACAGTCAGGAGCGTGGTGCCGCCGAGAAGCAGCGGTCCGCGGGTCTCTGGAGTGTTCAAGCCGTGGCTGAAAACTGCTGGCATTCTGTGCCCAGCAGGATCGAATTGGATGGTTGCTCAGCGGCGGCAACCGCGACCTGGCCAGCGCCAACGCTTGCGCCTGGTTGTGGCTTTAGGGCTGGCTTTTGTGGTTTGGGGCATGCGCTGGCTCTGGCCCTTGCAGTGGCTGCCTGGCTGGGTCGTGCTGCTGGTGGTTTTGTGGGCTCTGCTGGAACTGGCAGCGCTGCTGCTTGTTCCTCAGCGCTGGAACTGATCGGCATCGTGCGGCTGTGGCCCTGTCCCTGGCTCAAGGATCGGTTGTCTCAAGGCTCTTAAGGTTCAATCCACAAATGAGACCTCATGGCCTCTTCTGCTGCCCATCCGCTCGGTTCACTCCAGTCTCCCGAGGTCAGTTTTGGGACGGATGGCCTGCGGGGTCGTGTCGGTACGGCGATCACGCCCGCTCTGGCTTTGCAGGTGGGCTTCTGGTGTGGACGCGTTCTGCCATCGAATGGCCCCGTTCTGATCGGGATGGATTCCCGCTGTAGTGGTTCGATGGTTGTGGCAGCTCTGACTGCAGGCCTCACAGCTGCAGGTCGTGAGGTCTGGACGCTTGGTCTCTGCCCAACGCCAGCTGTTCCAGGCTTAATCCGCCGCTTTCAGGCGTCGGGTGGGCTGATGGTTTCGGCAAGTCACAACCCGCCTGAAGACAATGGCATCAAGGTGTTCGGGCCAGACGGCAGCAAGTTGGGTGCCGCGTTGCAACGCCGCATTGAATCCGGTCTGCGTGGAGAGGTGGACTCTGCTGGGTCGATGAGTGCCTGTGGCACTGCAAGCCACCGCGCTGAATTGCTGGAGCACTATCGAGACAGTCTGTTGAGCAGCGTTCAGCATCACCGGCTTGATGGCGTATCGATTGTGCTCGATCTGTGCTGGGGCTCAGCAACAGCCTGTGGTGCAGAGGTCTTCCGCTCACTTGGTGCCGACCTCACAGTGCTGCATGGCGTTGCCGACGGCGAACGCATCAATGTGGGCTGTGGATCCACCCATCTCGGACCGCTGCGTGAGGCAGTGATTGAACGCGGTGCGGCGATGGGTTTTGCTTTCGATGGTGATGCCGATCGGATGCTCGCTGTGGATGGTCGTGGTCGCGTGGTTGATGGTGACCACGTGCTTTATCTCTGGGGATCTGTGCTTCAGGACAGGGGTGCTCTGCCTGATCAGCGCCTGGTGGCCACGGTGATGTCCAATCTCGGATTTGAGCGGGCTTGGCAGGCAAGAGGTGGTCAGCTGGAGCGGACTCCGGTGGGTGACCAGCATGTGCACGCGGCCATGGTGAGCAGTGGTGCAGCCCTAGGGGGGGAACAGTCCGGTCACATCCTGTCCTCAGCCCATGGACTGGCCGGTGATGGAGTTTTGACTGCGCTTCAGCTCGCCACCCTTTGCAACGGCCAGCAGATGACACTCTCGGACTGGCTTGACCGCAGTTTCCAGGCCTATCCCCAGAAGCTTGTGAATGTACGGGTCACAGACCTCGCCCGTCGCAAGGGTTGGGCCGACTGCGCTCCTCTTCGAGATCTGGTTGACGAAGCAGAGCGTTCAATGGCCGAAGACGGCAGGGTGCTGGTGCGCGCAAGCGGTACCGAGCCTCTCTTGCGGGTGATGGTAGAAGCCGCCGAAGCGGATGTAGTGGAGCTCTGGACTGCTCGCCTTGCTGAGGCGGCAGATCGCCATCTCAATGCGGCCTGAAGGAGGAACGTTCCAGGGCGTAGGCCAGCGCGCCATCACAGGCATCCCCCGACGCTGATTGCCAGTTGCTCTTGGGCAGCAGTTGGAACATTTCCTTGTTGACGAGCTGGCGGAACTCCAATAAATGCTCCAGTGCCCCCCCGCGTGCGCTCAGTGATGGGTTGTCCAGATCGAGTGCTTTCGCAGTGGCGGTTGCTGCCTCAGCGAGCGCGGAGGCAGACCTCTTCAGGATTGCCCGAGCAGCGGCATCTCCTTGTGCGGCTGCGTCGTCGACCAGGGGCGCCAGCTTCGCTTGGTCGGCTACGCCGTGGTCCGGGCTGACCACGAGCGCTTTGAGGTCGGCAGCGCTGCGACAGCTCAGCGCCTCCCAGAGTCGTTGGCGCAGGGCCCCATCTGGAGCACGGCCATCGGCCATCTTCACGCTCAGTTGAAGTGCCTGATGGCCAATATCGAAGGCAGATCCTGCGCCATCCAGACGCCAGCCCCAACCACCGCAGCGATGTTCGCGGCCATTGACGTCTCGGCCAACCACGATCATTCCGGTGCCGCTGATCAGCACGATTCCCGCCTGCTCGGGGAATGCGCCTCGCAAGGCGGTGCGTTCGTCGCCGGTTGCCAGACAGCGCGTTTCCGGCAGCCGCAGTTCTGCAGCGAGCAGCGCTCTACCCCTCGCCTGCAGGGGCGTCTCAGCCTCGATGCCGCTGGCTCCGATGGCCGCAGCATGGATCGGTGCTGTCTCGTTGGAATCCCGACCCAATTGCTGCGTCCAGTCGAGTCGGGCTCTGTTGAGACTGGAGCGGATGGCAACTCGAAAGCGCTCTTCTCCATCAGCGGCATCCAGATGGCTGACTCCAGGTCCTGAACCGTCTCCGATTGGTCGTAGCTGGCCGTCCTCCCAGACACTCAGCCGGCAGCGGCATTGGGTCTGTCCGGCATCAAATCCAGCCAGGATGGGGGCTTGACTGTTCAAGGTTTGCGGAGCAACTGACTCAGGGTGGCGAGGCAGAACCAGCCGCTGATCTGCACCTCAGGGCGGAAGAAGATCGTATCGGCGGCACCCTGGATCAGCAGTCCGGCGATGGCCGCCAGGCAGCCCAGGCAGGGGAGAGCCAGGTCTGAGTCTGCAGTTAGTGCACGCCAGCCGTTGCGAAGGCTGGCAACCGCGAGACCCACGCAGGCGAGCAGCCCAGGGATGCCTGTCTCTACGAGGATTTCAAGGGGTACTGAATAGGCGCTGAGGGCATTGAATTTCGGTTGCTGGTAGAGGGGGTAAATGCTGTTGAAGGCTGCGTTGCCTGGGCCGATGCCTAGCCAGGGACGGTCCTGGATCATGTCGATCGCAGCCAGCCAAACGTTGATGCGGAAATTGTTGGAACTGTCGCCTCTGCCTGCCAGCAGGCTTGCGACTCTGGTGCGGATTGGTTCCACCTGAGTGGCAGCAAGGGCTAGCACCATGCCAGTGACAACCAGTAGGGCCAGAGGAAGAAATCGTCTCCAGAACGCAGGCCAGTGGCGGATGTAGCGAAGCAGCAGCAGTAGCAGCAGAGCACCAAGTGAGGCCACCATCCCGAGCCAGCCTCCTCGGCTGTAACTGAACAGTGTTGAAGCACAGCCCAGGATCAGTGCCGTGGCTGCGTAGAGCCTCGATCCCAAGCCACGCCAGCGGATGATCGCCACCATGGCGATGGGCAGGATTGGAACCAGGTACCCCGCTAGGAGATTGGGATTGCCCAGTGGCCCATAGATACGGATGGTGCCCTCCGCCACCGAGTTGGGATCGGCCCAGCGAGCCAGCTCCTCCGTGGGGGCATACAGCTGGCGTAATGCCAG
Above is a window of Synechococcus sp. BIOS-U3-1 DNA encoding:
- a CDS encoding BadF/BadG/BcrA/BcrD ATPase family protein encodes the protein MNSQAPILAGFDAGQTQCRCRLSVWEDGQLRPIGDGSGPGVSHLDAADGEERFRVAIRSSLNRARLDWTQQLGRDSNETAPIHAAAIGASGIEAETPLQARGRALLAAELRLPETRCLATGDERTALRGAFPEQAGIVLISGTGMIVVGRDVNGREHRCGGWGWRLDGAGSAFDIGHQALQLSVKMADGRAPDGALRQRLWEALSCRSAADLKALVVSPDHGVADQAKLAPLVDDAAAQGDAAARAILKRSASALAEAATATAKALDLDNPSLSARGGALEHLLEFRQLVNKEMFQLLPKSNWQSASGDACDGALAYALERSSFRPH
- a CDS encoding IctB family putative bicarbonate transporter codes for the protein MAEASAPTPWLLRWQGLLPSSAAQQKRLSELAGIVLILLMAGLPVLTRAGLGLIVLACGALWVLWSLTRTPARIGSVTGWLLLFLALAVLATGLSPVPSAAAKGLLKLISYLGVYALMRQLLSVRPEWWDRLVAGLLGGSLLSSLLALRQLYAPTEELARWADPNSVAEGTIRIYGPLGNPNLLAGYLVPILPIAMVAIIRWRGLGSRLYAATALILGCASTLFSYSRGGWLGMVASLGALLLLLLLRYIRHWPAFWRRFLPLALLVVTGMVLALAATQVEPIRTRVASLLAGRGDSSNNFRINVWLAAIDMIQDRPWLGIGPGNAAFNSIYPLYQQPKFNALSAYSVPLEILVETGIPGLLACVGLAVASLRNGWRALTADSDLALPCLGCLAAIAGLLIQGAADTIFFRPEVQISGWFCLATLSQLLRKP
- the glmM gene encoding phosphoglucosamine mutase, whose translation is MASSAAHPLGSLQSPEVSFGTDGLRGRVGTAITPALALQVGFWCGRVLPSNGPVLIGMDSRCSGSMVVAALTAGLTAAGREVWTLGLCPTPAVPGLIRRFQASGGLMVSASHNPPEDNGIKVFGPDGSKLGAALQRRIESGLRGEVDSAGSMSACGTASHRAELLEHYRDSLLSSVQHHRLDGVSIVLDLCWGSATACGAEVFRSLGADLTVLHGVADGERINVGCGSTHLGPLREAVIERGAAMGFAFDGDADRMLAVDGRGRVVDGDHVLYLWGSVLQDRGALPDQRLVATVMSNLGFERAWQARGGQLERTPVGDQHVHAAMVSSGAALGGEQSGHILSSAHGLAGDGVLTALQLATLCNGQQMTLSDWLDRSFQAYPQKLVNVRVTDLARRKGWADCAPLRDLVDEAERSMAEDGRVLVRASGTEPLLRVMVEAAEADVVELWTARLAEAADRHLNAA